The segment CTCTAGTAATTATGACTGGTTTGAAATGTTCCATTGCATTTATCAAATGCAAATACCCAGTTGCAAATGGGGTGCATTTTTTCTATTACAAGTAAACTGTTTGGTTGTAGAGTTAAAATGATAAGTCTCTGTACGACAACCTTTGATATTTTGGACAGGTATGCATGTAGATAATGCTCGTCGTTTTCATGAATCTAAGTATACACATATGTAAAGTATTGTTAGATATCAAAGGGATCTTCAAATTGTCATCGAACAATCGAGTGTTCTTATCATAACTTATGTGAAATCCAAGAACTTAGGGCCATCTCCTCAAATTCCATATTTCTAAAGTGTGAACAAAAGGTCTGAGGTTGAAAGGAAGGAACACTTCATAAAAGTCTATTCTCACGTGACCAGAGATAAAGCGTATTACTTCCTCTCCTTCTGAAGAAAAGGTGCATCGCTGCAATAGCCAAAATGATTAAAAGTGTTGCACTTTGTtcgttatattttttgttattcgtTCCAAATTATCAATCTATCTTGAGATACTGCACAGCTCATGGCAAAAATTACACCGAGTGTGGTTTAATGTACTGGACTGGATGGAACGATTGCACGGGAGGTCATGGAATGCAACCAAAAGAATGCACAATTGGGTACGAAAAACGGCAAAAAGCCGTGTGTTGTCCTAGAAACAGCTCAACTGAGACAACAGATGAAACTTTCCTTGCGTGcaaaataaattgcaatatGACGGATGATGACTTCGAGGAACTGAGGCTTCTAACAACTACAGGTACAGAAATGCTTCTTTATGATTGATGGGTcaaacatgtattttcaattatagTTAAGATTGGAAGATCATTTCACTGCTAAGCTATATTTACACCAGGTTCCCTCTACAGAACGGTCAAAAAGGTCAACAATCATAAATACGGGAATTTGGTTGCaagtgaaattaaaataaaaaaaattttcacgATTCTCTAGAAGTGGCATACGTTTATTGTGTGATTCTGTTCTATTTGAaacattggggtttttttttcattttgaatctattgtactttttaaatatttatggtTTAATCAAAATCTGTTTTGAAGAAAAGGCGAGACAGTGTGTTCAGATTGCCAAACACACTTCCGTGTTTTAGTTttatcttttggaattcatgaAAACAATGATAAAATCGTTAAGGTATTGAGTCAAAAATACGTTTATCTAAAATATTAACAAACTCAACTGTATAATTTTCCAAAACGTTTGATCACAATTGATAAAACTTTATTAGGAAgatgataatataattttttctttactttttcgTTCACTGTTCATTATCTTTAATCGTTTTTGCGTTTTAGTTCCACCTACAACGCACAGAGTACCTGGACTATCTCATTCAACAACTGGTAATACACAATTTAAGAAACTTCTTCGTTTCTTGTTTTACTTTTCCATGATGCAATTTAATCTGGAATGTCAACTCTTCCATGTTAAAacgttggggttttttttttttttatatttttcaggttatttttttgaaattttgtttctgTTCAAACTTGACAAAAAGtacatatttttcaatgtaaacGTGTTATTATCTTAGCGATCATTATTTCCTATTACAATTGCGCTGCTGCTTCTTCAATAATTGAAACTTATGTTATCAAAGCAATCGTATATCAGTATTAGATTTTTCAGTATAACTCGCGTGGGATAAATATCCAAATGGAGTTGGGTGTCATCATTTGTAATTATGTAATGTTCTGTCTTcctttgaaaaacatttttagcaAGCTAAGgatataatatcaaaattacaatgacaaactgtcaaccatctcaaaaatcgaTAAAACGAAACACGAATTCAAGGCAGAGCAACAGGGGCCtcaaaaaagatagaaaaaatattttaaagttctaTAATTAgtttacaaatgtataaaaattttgcattttaacaaatatgataTATTCATGCCCAAAATCGGTATGAATTGTTGCTTTCaacaaatacattgtacattcatAACAAACCACTGTTTTTGAAATCCAGACAGTAATACCATTGTACCATTTATatggtttttaaattgaattttaattcagTTGGGCACGTGTGTATTGCTCGGTCAagatcttttttctttttttcttttttttttgggggggggggggggtaatacaTATAATCAGTATTTCAGATGTAAAGACACTTACGTGTAGGAAACAGATATTAACTGAGCCAAAAATAACAAGTAGCAGCGAATTCATGAGTACGAAAATCAATTAAAAGGCACGTTTTGAAAGTGGTTGTACAgtgtaaaaataaagaaacttgaaaatgttaaacttt is part of the Magallana gigas chromosome 3, xbMagGiga1.1, whole genome shotgun sequence genome and harbors:
- the LOC105324855 gene encoding uncharacterized protein; the protein is MIKSVALCSLYFLLFVPNYQSILRYCTAHGKNYTECGLMYWTGWNDCTGGHGMQPKECTIGYEKRQKAVCCPRNSSTETTDETFLACKINCNMTDDDFEELRLLTTTVPPTTHRVPGLSHSTTGTTSRPGTQRTRTITVVQGGTLHSVSNGTTNTDNTKSGLSTEEIAIIAAAGVAALACLACFLIALLCKRNKRKKVEPEEKPNISGSAPASTAAPSFVKS